A stretch of DNA from Trueperaceae bacterium:
GATATAGCACATCCTGCTAGAATGACTCGTGCGTACGAGCGGCCAGATGATCCGCCAAGCCCGAGAGCGCGCAGGTCTGACGCAGGCCGAGCTGGCGCGCCGTAGCGGCGTTGCGCAGTCCTCCATCAGCGCCTACGAACGAGAGGTTCACCAACCGAGCCTCGAGTCCCTACAAGAACTCATCGCGGCGACAGGGCACAAGGTCAGCGTTGACCTCATGCCGGAGCAAGAGAGGCCACCGACCGATGAGACGACCTTGGGGTTACTACGTGGCCACCGCGAGGAACTGCTAGCCGTTGGCGGTGAACTCGGCGTGCGTGCCATCCGAGTGTTCGGGAGCGTTGCCCGTGGCGACGACGGGCCGGACAGTGACGTCGACCTCCTCGTGGAACTCGCTGAGCCACTCGGCTACCTGGGTTTGGCTCGGATCGAGGAG
This window harbors:
- a CDS encoding XRE family transcriptional regulator, which codes for MIRQARERAGLTQAELARRSGVAQSSISAYEREVHQPSLESLQELIAATGHKVSVDLMPEQERPPTDETTLGLLRGHREELLAVGGELGVRAIRVFGSVARGDDGPDSDVDLLVELAEPLGYLGLARIEEALSAVIGRRVEIVPTYALGSEASRSLEASAVPL